One Anthonomus grandis grandis chromosome 13, icAntGran1.3, whole genome shotgun sequence DNA segment encodes these proteins:
- the LOC126743979 gene encoding uncharacterized protein LOC126743979: protein MMEVKQRRPRPGDKNKPKSKSFKYYSFKGSSKVEICVKAFLNLYAITYKGIRKINTLSQGKSPHDLRGKMTSANTFSEEIRNCVKQHIQSFPTKIGHYSRREKRYLNSQLNLTKMHQLYLEKHPNQKVSFSFYRCFFRKNFNLSFGRPQVDVCSTCELLNNKIKDQNLNDTAKRTAVAELIVHKRRAKKCYSKITKDIEEKENKDQVLSLVFDFMQNVLLPTTPVGEVFYYQQLTVSVFCIHNLKTNKSRMYVYHEGQAKKTADEMCNFILEYLNEFKENQSELHLELLGPKQESYYGQDAFGSHRLW, encoded by the coding sequence ATGATGGAAGTAAAGCAGCGGCGTCCTCGACCAGGTGACAAAAATAAACCcaaatcaaaaagttttaagtacTACTCATTTAAAGGAAGTTCCAAAGTAGAGATTTGtgttaaagcatttttgaatttatatgcTATCACGTACAAAGGCATCAGGAAAATTAACACCTTATCACAAGGCAAGTCACCGCATGACTTACGCGGAAAAATGACAAGTGCTAATACTTTCTCAGAAGAAATTCGGAATTGTGTAAAACAACACATACAATCATTTCCTACAAAAATCGGCCACTATTCAAGACGTGAAAAACGTTATTTGAATAGCCAGCTAAATTTGACTAAAATGCATCAGCTTTACCTAGAGAAGCATCCAAACCAAAAGGTAAGCTTTTCATTTTATAGATGCTTTTTccgtaaaaattttaatctctCTTTCGGAAGACCACAAGTTGATGTTTGTTCGACTTGTGAAttactaaataacaaaataaaagaccaaaatttgaATGACACGGCCAAGCGTACTGCCGTCGCAGAATTGATAGTTCACAAACGAAGGGctaaaaaatgttattcaaaAATAACCAAAGATAttgaagaaaaggaaaataaagaccAAGTTCTGTCATTGGTCTTCGATTTTATGCAAAATGTCCTGTTACCCACAACGCCTGTGGGTGAGGTATTTTACTACCAGCAGCTTACTGTGTCCGTATTTTGTATTCACAATCTTAAGACAAATAAATCCAGGATGTACGTTTACCACGAGGGACAGGCAAAGAAAACAGCTGACGAAATGTGTAATTTTATTCTCGAATATCTTAATGAATTCAAGGAAAATCAATCGGAGCTTCATCTTGAACTGCTGGGGCCAAAACAAGAATCATACTATGGTCAGGATGCTTTTGGCTCTCATAGATTATGGTAA
- the LOC126744144 gene encoding venom dipeptidyl peptidase 4, with translation MMLKLMLWLAGLLGITNARSVLKETEEKTPFTLDEFFYGDFVASSWNGTWITENTFIYKHHGDFYQFSVTTKESTPFLNGSILDPYPSAAMSVSPDQSYLALRYQVSSVFRHSQTAVYAIYDITKEEYYDINDKKPVQLAKFDPIGHSFVYVYNNNIYYLSSFSNTSDVIQITSDGVEGVIYNGVPDWVYEEEVMGSGSAIWFSPDGKKLVYAKFNDTKVEEFNYFLYGTPGSLDDQYPTTASIKYPKVGTNNTVVETFVYDIETNRTTKFNLIDKIKWTEENNDYILYDVTWISDSDIVMISTNRVQNESVIIKCNLDGNCVEEVSYSQPGGWLTPHIPKYNEDATKRLEILPQSYETDQFNHLVLTDVFGHNQKRLTYGNREVTTIYGWDKINNLVYYASTLNDTPSQLHISVVNTETTEDRCLTCNWKVDNETCKRTSASFNKNFSHFIKTCTGPNPYYVVVQSLTDETDFYLWTNNAWLREDLGKKLRPTIKDLKVKLESNFEARVRMLLPPNLNESNVYPAIVHVYAGPGTNQISDAYSSGVSNYFVTNRNYIYIYIDGRGSGKDGFNKMFQIYRKMGTVEIEDQIAVTKYLQETYTYIDKNKTGIWGWSYGGFASTWALVKDTENVFKFALAVAPVTSFIYYDTIYSERFMGLPTEEDNLGGYNNTDITRHVRSLRGKLYYIIHGNADDNVHYQQALVLLKALEHADIAFWQQSYPDENHSLSGVYPHLYHTIDSFFARAFGKKLPGLAVW, from the exons ATGATGCTCAAATTG atgcTTTGGCTAGCTGGTCTTTTAGGCATAACCAATGCCAGGTCCGTGCTTAAAGAAACGGAAGAAAAGACTCCCTTTACTCTCGACGAGTTTTTTTATGGAGATTTTGTGGCCTCATCATGGAATGGAACTTGGATTACAG AAAACACCTTTATCTACAAACACCACGGTGACTTCTACCAATTTAGCGTAACCACCAAGGAGTCCACACCCTTCCTTAATGGATcgattttg gatCCGTATCCTTCTGCGGCAATGTCCGTCTCCCCCGACCAAAGTTATCTTGCGCTGAGATACCAAGTTTCTTCG gTATTTAGGCACTCACAGACAGCTGTATATGCCATCTACGATATTACTAAAGA GGAGTACTATGACATAAACGACAAAAAGCCCGTGCAACTAGCAAAATTTGACCCAATAGGACACAGTTTCGTTTACGTATACAACAACAACATATACTACTTATCAAGTTTTTCAAATACCTCGGACGTTATCCAGATTACTTCTGATGGAGTAGAAGGGGTGATTTACAATGGTGTTCCCGATTGGGTATACGAAG AGGAAGTGATGGGCAGTGGGTCAGCCATATGGTTTTCACCTGACGGTAAAAAACTCGTTTATGCCAAATTTAATGACACAAAAGTGGAggaatttaactattttttatatggtACCCCTGGCAGTTTGGACGATCAGTATCCCACGACAGCATCTATAAAATACCCTAAG GTGGGCACAAACAATACTGTTGTGGAAACTTTCGTGTACGATATAGAGACTAATAGAACCACCAAGTTTAATCTTATTGATAAAATCAAATGGACTGAGGAAAATAAcgattatattttatatgatgTAACATGGATTTCCGATTCTGACATTGTCATGATTTCTACTAACAGGGTGCAAAACGAATCTGTGATAATCAAGTGTAATTTAGATGGAAATTGTGTTGAG GAAGTATCCTACTCACAACCGGGAGGTTGGCTTACACCGCACATCCCGAAATACAACGAAGATGCCACCAAAAGACTGGAAATTCTACCGCAATCTTATGAAACCGATCAATTTAACCATCTGGTCTTGACGGATGTTTTCGGACATAATCAGAAGAGACTGACGTATGGTAATAGAGAGGTTACGACTATTTATGGATGggataaaatcaataatttagt TTACTATGCATCGACGCTAAACGACACCCCCTCGCAACTCCACATCTCCGTGGTGAACACAGAAACGACCGAAGACAGATGCCTCACGTGCAATTGGAAGGTGGATAATGAAACTTGCAAACGCACCTCGGCatctttcaataaaaacttttcgcattttattaaaacctgCACCGGACCGAATCCGTATTACGTGGTGGTGCAGAGCTTGACTGAC GAAACAGACTTTTATTTATGGACTAATAACGCTTGGCTCAGAGAAGACCTTGGCAAAAAACTCCGGCCGACGATCAAAGACCTTAAGGTTAAACTGGAGAGCAACTTTGAGGCGAGAGTGCGCATGCTTTTACCGCCAAATTTGAATGAGAGTAACGTGTATCCTGCCATTGTACATGT ttatgctGGTCCTGGCACCAATCAAATTTCTGATGCTTATTCTTCGGGGGTGAGCAACTATTTCGTAACCAACCGTAATTACATTTACATTTACATTGATGGTAGGGGCAGCGGTAAAGAtggatttaataaaatgttccaAATCTATAGGAAAATGGGTACTGTGGAGATTGAGGATCAGATCGCGGTCACTAA atacctTCAAGAAACTTACACGTACATCGACAAAAATAAAACCGGAATCTGGGGTTGGAGTTACGGAGGGTTCGCCTCCACTTGGGCCTTAGTCAAAGACACTGAAAACGTCTTTAAATTCGCTTTGGCTGTCGCTCCAGTAACTAGCTTCATTTATTATG atacAATTTACTCCGAGAGATTCATGGGTCTGCCGACCGAAGAGGACAATCTGGGGGGTTATAACAATACAGATATAACCAGACATGTGAGAAGTTTAAGAGGAAAACTTTACTACATCATTCATGGTAATGCTGACGATAACGTGCATTATCAACAGGCTTTGGTGTTGCTGAAAGCGTTGGAGCATGCCGATATCGCTTTTTGGCAACAG AGTTATCCAGATGAGAATCATAGCTTGAGTGGAGTTTATCCTCATCTGTATCATACCATTGATAGTTTCTTTGCTCGAGCCTTTGGCAAGAAACTTCCTGGGTTAGCTGTTTGGTGA